A genome region from Pyrenophora tritici-repentis strain M4 chromosome 9, whole genome shotgun sequence includes the following:
- a CDS encoding SpoVK, ATPase AAA+ class, giving the protein MSPATSYTLRPLERNPPNIPSNALDSGAFRVQLSQKELKSLGLTIGDCVRLSTETAFKGYGVAWLAPQTNPGNKPIARVSDLLREHYELSLNDAVFIEKVDSWKPLKSIEVSFSDIANQTVKFASTEQLLYWLRYSLAGDSDIILPGCSFPVQQKSFKQKGQKLRVTVQSIDPLPSEKYAVYFDEVTTQITTIGHVATQEPTETASGVFRLKSDGIGGLSEHITTINQELAFLSDSLPHLRNRHLLGTAAFLLHGPEGTGKSLLLDRLADCPWQEVYRINPVTHPKGQAKAISDIFNDARENQPSLIIMDNLDRLLDKAESLVNTLRIELATLEGAQVVVAAAARSIYDVDSSLRTAAAFMIELELLPPNAKQREDIVRQVLGPTCNTADVDFTALAERSHGFVGRDIASLCRFARRRRVMRSKNPIQDGKSARVNEVDEQTEFIEQADFDAVMECVRPTVLKDSILEVPKVRWTDIAGLDHVRAVLEAITIRPFKYPDLDVKFGGPQSRKGVLLYGPPGCAKTLIAQAVATESKQNFLAVKGSELIKMYVGESERAIRDVFRRARAAKPCIIFFDEIDSIGKSREKTQDSGLNVVTTLLNEMDGIEALKDVFIIGATNRPDILDSALIRTGRFDAHMHIGLPTEEARKQILQIHTRKRPLAPDVDLDAVAKKTEGSSGADISGLCAVAVELAITDYTAEPNNEPQVHMRHFEQALQQHVPHTIAAEAKRYQNWRPGKSLSEA; this is encoded by the exons ATGAGTCCAGCAACGTCGTATACGCTGCGCCCTTTGGAACGGAATCCGCCGAACATTCCCAGCAATGCACTCGATAGCGGTGCCTTCCGCGTGCAGCTTTCGCAGAAAGAGCTAAAAAGTCTGGGACTCACAATCGGCGACTGTGTTCGGCTCAGCACAGAGACTGCATTCAAAGGCTACGGTGTCGCATGGCTGGCCCCTCAGACCAATCCTGGAAACAAGCCGATTGCCAGAGTATCCGATCTACTAAGAGAGCACTATGAGCTTTCACTGAATGATGCTGTCTTCATTGAAAAGGTGGATTCCTGGAAGCCACTCAAGTCGATAGAAGTCAGCTTCTCGGATATTGCCAACCAGACCGTCAAATTTGCCTCGACGGAGCAACTCTTGTACTGGCTACGTTATTCTTTAG CAGGCGACTCGGACATTATACTTCCTGGGTGCAGCTTTCCGGTTCAGCAGAAAAGCTTCAAGCAGAAAGGCCAGAAATTGCGTGTCACTGTACAGAGCATCGACCCGCTGCCTTCCGAAAAATATGCCGTATACTTTGATGAAGTTACGACACAAATCACTACCATCGGCCATGTTGCTACTCAGGAGCCTACGGAGACTGCTTCAGGCGTGTTCCGATTGAAGTCTGACGGGATAGGTGGCCTATCCGAGCACATCACTACCATCAACCAAGAACTTGCTTTCCTCTCTGACAGCCTACCTCATTTGCGCAATCGCCACCTTCTTGGGACCGCTGCTTTTCTTTTACATGGTCCAGAGGGGACAGGCAAAAGCCTGCTTCTAGACCGACTAGCGGATTGCCCTTGGCAGGAGGTCTACAGAATCAACCCTGTAACACATCCCAAAGGTCAAGCTAAAGCCATTTCAGACATCTTTAACGATGCACGCGAAAACCAGCCAAGCCTGATCATCATGGATAATTTGGATAGACTTTTGGACAAGGCAGAGTCGCTGGTCAATACGCTACGGATAGAGCTAGCCACACTAGAGGGGGCCCAGGTGGTTGTCGCGGCAGCAGCACGGAGCATTTACGACGTGGACTCCAGTCTTCGAACAGCAGCAGCATTCATGATTGAGCTAGAGTTACTGCCGCCTAACGCAAAGCAGAGAGAAGATATAGTGCGCCAGGTATTAGGACCGACGTGCAATACTGCAGATGTCGATTTCACTGCTCTTGCAGAGCGTTCGCATGGCTTCGTGGGTCGCGACATTGCTAGTCTATGCCGTTTTGCGAGGAGACGACGTGTGATGCGAAGCAAGAATCCTATCCAAGATGGCAAGAGTGCCAGGGTCAATGAAGTGGACGAACAGACCGAGTTCATTGAGCAGGCCGATTTCGACGCTGTCATGGAATGCGTGCGCCCGACCGTGCTCAAAGACAGCATCCTTGAAGTTCCGAAGGTCAGATGGACAGATATCGCTGGCCTAGATCATGTCCGCGCTGTTCTCGAGGCCATCACCATCCGTCCTTTCAAA TACCCTGATCTGGACGTCAAATTTGGCGGACCTCAGTCCCGTAAGGGTGTTTTGCTGTACGGACCACCTGGCTGCGCGAAAACGCTAATCGCGCAAGCGGTTGCGACGGAGAGTAAACAGAACTTCCTCGCAGTAAAAGGGTCGGAACTCATCAAGATGTATGTGGGTGAGTCGGAGAGGGCTATTCGCGATGTGTTTCGCAGAGCTCGTGCCGCGAAGCCCTGCATCATCTTCTTCGATGAGATTGACTCAATCGGCAAATCTCGTGAGAAGACGCAAGATAGTGGGCTGAACGTGGTTACCACCTTACTGAACGAGATGGACGGCATTGAGGCCCTAAAAGACGTCTTCATCATCGGGGCAACGAACCGGCCCGATATTTTAGATTCGGCGCTCATACGTACCGGCCGCTTTGATGCGCACATGCACATCGGACTTCCCACCGAGGAAGCGCGGAAGCAGATTCTACAGATCCACACCCGGAAGAGACCGCTTGCCCCAGATGTTGATCTGGATGCCGTTGCCAAGAAGACTGAAGGAAGTAGTGGAGCAGACATCAGCGGGCTGTGTGCCGTTGCCGTCGAACTGGCCATTACCGATTACACAGCGGAACCAAACAACGAGCCGCAAGTGCACATGCGACACTTTGAGCAGGCGCTACAGCAACACGTTCCCCATACGATCGCGGCGGAGGCCAAACGATATCAAAATTGGAGGCCTGGCAAGTCGCTTTCCGAAGCCTGA
- a CDS encoding AF-4 multi-domain protein, with translation MPPPRLPRHLRPCHPLGTAIQVRCAHKTARTALSTDGDEPPQSTTGQSSDGSTNASYSSTDSNTEASTERRSWWSVALGKVTSLTSEPASTEPHPPAPDTPSTPAPNSIKNKQDSPVETVPASTKPHPPALGTPSTPAPEAIKDEQDIPVGSVSGIKQALVRRLVVSDEKSPPQSQRSKAHSRKGKKDDKVETDGQDVSNSPIRKVRSISHTHSITPMPPMSPMSPSRDLHGQQCHIAEQEGGKEETSARHNPEPAPDSLREEVTSIQRELQRLSGVVKALQVALEAKLTAETPSTSATGRDIRSTESSEPSEKERLPEPVSSSPTAVQVAPSAKDLPAPREPQEAVIMEQRQDIQQIYEASFRTHKRWMSILGTTAEYLVDMPPKAVVSLVSFVLRSIIALERNTVRDEGTGRMAVFGHPHRRATRTLATKLIPRNIPDALLVGETTYRNTTTELTDTANLLDEMQAPLVASIATHVHNRLRVIAENAVLEDDIRVCNVMENYRDLNVLYAEARHSPTLSQQPGLILRLEKLLAKRKVQEFHRSLGFLKKDVTRIETARKTRQAKHTEVRTVDKKVSKTVPDRGGLRIVKLDNESREGPDDSIKNAESTDRGAVQKKDYGSGLEGQIHKRSRSLQPSDNLKTKPQDGGNAPNVSSKPAGSSDELSEQSLLEELFPEANSTAEPQYKEERDHPRIEPPTNPILRPSFVGRTQTLREKVVESFQKQGEQITALQLTNCSTQLTEADFRRVVPKGKHIEGWRRDGDFLKVIPGRDPLSLERLPFYYLLFKNAEAAVAYQKNISRLHKLSALHQPANIFSAIPPPTGFLEKGEDISAAISSYNLLPTHHPLSLNVLMQPYNPHLRALIERGGYQPIAPSVDENGKPIWRVLMHIEGYEPRPSDLFKILVHDAYMHGMILPLRNESRSSIHRVRDMINLRMSSKPISSSRPRAYGTFEPTDSQLDKPTQEMTFDDPAIQKMMEGAGEDGNPQQVNQLIMNRVYNRWILDFEDEDTARRWSAIWHRKVLPDLSDKKGAWKETEEERICNTEVLW, from the coding sequence ATGCCACCGCCGCGACTTCCTCGACATCTGCGGCCATGTCACCCTCTAGGGACTGCGATCCAGGTCCGTTGCGCCCACAAGACGGCCCGCACCGCACTCTCGACCGACGGCGATGAGCCCCCGCAGTCCACGACTGGCCAGAGCAGCGATGGGAGTACCAATGCCTCGTATAGTTCGACTGACTCAAATACGGAGGCATCGACCGAGAGGAGGTCATGGTGGAGCGTGGCATTGGGCAAAGTCACTTCATTGACCTCCGAGCCAGCATCAACCGAACCACATCCCCCTGCACCAGATACACCGTCCACACCTGCGCCCAATTCTATAAAGAATAAGCAAGATTCTCCAGTGGAAACTGTGCCAGCATCCACCAAGCCGCATCCTCCTGCACTCGGTACACCGTCTACACCTGCGCCCGAGGCtatcaaggatgagcaagATATTCCAGTGGGAAGTGTGTCAGGGATCAAGCAAGCGTTAGTTAGAAGATTGGTAGTCTCAGACGAGAAAAGCCCGCCGCAATCACAGCGCTCCAAAGCCCACTCACGGAAGGGCAAGAAGGATGACAAGGTCGAAACAGATGGCCAAGATGTCTCCAATTCACCCATAAGAAAAGTCCGTAGTATCTCGCATACACACAGCATTACGCCCATGCCCCCCATGTCGCCCATGTCGCCTAGTAGAGATCTGCATGGTCAACAGTGTCACATTGCAGAACAAGAAGGGGGAAAAGAGGAGACGTCTGCAAGACACAACCCGGAGCCTGCCCCAGATTCTTTAAGGGAAGAAGTCACAAGTATACAACGGGAGCTCCAACGGCTGTCTGGGGTTGTCAAGGCTCTTCAAGTTGCACTGGAGGCGAAATTAACAGCGGAGACTCCTTCTACGTCGGCCACAGGTCGTGACATTCGAAGCACAGAATCTAGCGAACCCTCGGAAAAGGAACGACTACCAGAACCAGTCTCATCGTCTCCGACTGCTGTACAGGTCGCACCCTCGGCCAAGGATCTTCCAGCTCCCCGAGAACCACAAGAGGCCGTCATCATGGAACAGCGTCAGGATATCCAACAAATTTATGAAGCATCCTTCAGGACTCATAAGCGCTGGATGAGTATCCTGGGGACAACAGCAGAGTATCTTGTAGATATGCCGCCTAAAGCTGTGGTTTCCCTGGTATCTTTTGTTCTGCGGAGTATCATTGCGCTTGAGCGGAATACTGTTCGTGATGAAGGTACTGGCCGGATGGCCGTGTTTGGCCATCCGCACAGACGAGCCACACGAACGCTTGCCACCAAACTCATACCAAGAAACATCCCTGATGCTCTTCTAGTCGGCGAGACTACATATCGTAATACAACTACTGAACTGACAGACACCGCTAATTTGCTCGACGAAATGCAGGCTCCTCTGGTGGCATCGATCGCGACGCATGTACACAATCGCCTACGTGTGATAGCTGAGAATGCAGTACTGGAGGATGACATCCGGGTGTGCAACGTAATGGAGAACTATCGAGACCTGAACGTTTTGTATGCGGAAGCCAGGCACTCGCCTACATTGAGCCAGCAACCGGGCTTGATCCTGAGATTGGAGAAGTTACTCGCAAAACGAAAAGTCCAGGAGTTTCATCGCTCACTGGGTTTCTTGAAAAAAGATGTGACGCGCATTGAGACTGCCCGGAAGACAAGACAAGCGAAGCATACTGAGGTGAGGACTGTCGACAAAAAAGTCTCGAAAACAGTTCCAGATCGCGGCGGTCTGCGCATCGTGAAGCTAGACAATGAAAGTCGCGAGGGTCCAGACGATTCGATCAAAAATGCAGAGAGCACCGACCGAGGTGCTGTACAAAAGAAGGACTATGGAAGCGGGTTAGAAGGTCAGATACATAAACGCTCGCGCTCATTGCAGCCCTCGGATAATCTCAAAACCAAACCTCAAGATGGTGGCAATGCACCCAATGTCTCGTCTAAACCGGCAGGGAGTAGCGACGAGTTGAGTGAACAAAGTCTCCTTGAGGAGTTGTTCCCGGAAGCGAACAGTACTGCAGAACCTCAATACAAGGAAGAAAGAGACCATCCCAGAATCGAACCTCCGACGAACCCTATTCTTCGTCCTTCGTTTGTCGGGCGGACCCAAACGCTCAGAGAGAAAGTTGTCGAATCGTTTCAGAAGCAAGGAGAACAGATTACTGCTCTCCAACTTACAAATTGTAGCACCCAGCTAACGGAAGCCGATTTCCGTCGTGTAGTCCCCAAGGGCAAGCACATTGAAGGCTGGCGCCGGGACGGCGACTTCCTCAAGGTCATCCCTGGCCGCGACCCATTGAGTCTGGAGCGCTTACCTTTCTACTATCTCCTCTTCAAGAACGCCGAAGCTGCGGTTGCATACCAAAAGAATATTTCTCGGTTACACAAACTGAGCGCCCTCCACCAACCCGCAAACATCTTCTCCGCCATTCCGCCGCCCACTGGCTTCCTCGAAAAGGGCGAAGACATCTCGGCCGCTATATCATCCTACAACCTCCTACCCACGCACCATCCACTCAGCCTCAACGTCCTTATGCAACCATACAACCCTCATCTCCGCGCTCTCATAGAGCGGGGTGGCTACCAACCCATCGCCCCCTCAGTCGACGAGAACGGCAAGCCCATCTGGAGAGTGCTGATGCACATTGAAGGCTACGAGCCCAGACCCTCTGACCTTTTCAAAATTCTCGTTCACGACGCATACATGCACGGCATGATCCTCCCCCTCCGCAACGAATCCAGATCGTCGATCCACCGCGTCCGCGACATGATCAACCTGCGCATGTCCTCCAAGCCCATCTCTTCAAGTCGGCCGCGCGCTTACGGTACCTTTGAGCCCACGGATTCGCAGCTCGACAAGCCCACGCAGGAAATGACGTTTGATGACCCTGCTATCCAGAAGATGATGGAGGGTGCCGGCGAAGATGGTAACCCTCAGCAAGTGAACCAGCTTATCATGAACCGTGTGTATAATCGATGGATACTCGACtttgaggatgaggatactGCGAGGAGGTGGAGTGCGATTTGGCATCGCAAGGTGCTGCCTGATTTGAGTGATAAGAAGGGGGCGTGGAAGGAGACGGAGGAGGAGAGGATTTGTAATACAGAGGTGCTTTGGTGA
- a CDS encoding vacuolar-sorting protein SNF8 has product MDRRRTPGLSSLSSRGLQNHHYTNHGATLRTRNADSLSTQLSVFQSLLHSFAITHSKDIRANPAFRAEFARMCSALNIDFLASSYHRDSTASKDGSSNNGKTGGTGESIWTQLLGGSVNDFYFNLGVLIVEECRATRAENGGLISVSDLQSRISKSTRIGGSMEVSDDDIKRAVDSLAPLGSCFSIMTIGHRSLIRSVPKELNTDQSTVLEAIQVLGLCDGEI; this is encoded by the exons ATGGACCGCCGCCGCACCCCAGGCCTCTCCTCACTCTCCTCACGCGGCCTCCAAAACCACCACTACACCAACCACGGCGCCACGCTCCGCACCCGCAATGCCGACTCCCTCTCGACCCAACTCTCCGTCTTCCAATCCCTCCTCCACTCCTTCGCAATCACCCACTCCAAGGACATACGCGCAAACCCCGCCTTCCGCGCTGAATTTGCCCGCATGTGCTCCGCCCTAAACATCGACTTCCTCGCCTCGTCCTACCACCGCGACAGCACCGCCTCCAAAGACGGTAGCAGTAACAACGGCAAGACAGGCGGGACGGGAGAAAGCATATGGACCCAGCTCCTCGGCGGTAGCGTAAACGACTTCTACTTCAACCTCGGTGTCCTCATCGTAGAAGAATGCCGGGCCACACGCGCCGAGAACGGCGGGTTAATAAGCGTCTCGGATCTACAATCCCGCATCTCAAAATCCACGCGTATAGGCGGTAGCATGGAGGTCAGCGACGACGATATAAAACGGGCTGTTGACTCGCTGGCGCCGCTGGGCTCCTGCTTTTCCATCATGACGATTGGGCATCGTAGCTTGATACGAAGTGTGCCAAAGGAACTGAATACAGACCAGAGTACAGTGCTGGAGGCGATCCAGGTGCTGGGGCTATGTGACGGTGA GATTTGA
- a CDS encoding AAR2 domain containing protein, which produces MDPSTINNCVLLLGLPQKALAGIDLLSFTASPRFRGVKNVPPGLHFVFTATDNTLSVRHGAWFYVTPGVGSPQVFVKKWDESAEDLVAETSQTEVLRHKANLGSIWKDGLTPYRQTVQEGDSGAEEGWSEDSTDWSKLTSQVTPTILSRICGLNPDHWNLTSASSATQDLDEIPGLETSNSMLHPEKELRFLPIDLKKTWREGATGRERTEAAQDRSWFLGDLIDNHCQARDLRGRENEILGELQFTFLMVLTLNNNSCLEQWKRLLRLLLTCRQAVQQRSQLFLDLLKCLRTQLPHCSDMEGDLFDMNDVGGGFLRKLLSQFRKALDDFDGKWKADLVDELEDLQEFMEKEFGWEPEGSYLKRGMMELEDGERVELEVKGADEDDELGDFAPTVVDLTPEQMKLVGGDASHTTHANGHVEEESEDEVDLDDMDTRY; this is translated from the coding sequence ATGGACCCGTCGACGATTAATAACTGCGTCCTGCTCTTGGGTCTTCCGCAAAAGGCCCTTGCAGGCATCGACTTGCTCTCCTTCACAGCATCGCCACGTTTTCGGGGCGTCAAAAATGTACCACCTGGTCTGCACTTTGTCTTTACTGCAACCGACAACACGCTCTCGGTGAGACATGGTGCGTGGTTCTATGTCACGCCAGGTGTCGGCTCACCACAGGTCTTTGTCAAAAAGTGGGATGAGAGCGCCGAGGACCTCGTAGCGGAAACGTCACAAACTGAAGTACTAAGGCACAAGGCCAACTTGGGAAGCATATGGAAGGACGGCCTGACCCCATATCGGCAAACCGTGCAAGAGGGAGATTCCGGCGCTGAGGAGGGCTGGTCCGAAGACTCTACCGATTGGAGCAAACTTACATCTCAAGTCACACCTACCATATTATCAAGGATATGCGGGCTGAACCCTGACCACTGGAATCTGACGTCCGCATCGTCCGCCACACAAGATCTGGACGAGATACCGGGCCTGGAGACGAGCAACAGCATGCTCCACCCGGAGAAGGAACTGAGGTTCCTCCCCATTGACCTAAAGAAGACGTGGAGGGAAGGTGCGACTGGCCGAGAACGAACAGAAGCTGCACAGGATCGATCCTGGTTCCTTGGCGACCTCATCGACAACCACTGCCAGGCAAGAGATTTGAGGGGCCGAGAGAATGAGATACTGGGCGAACTGCAGTTCACCTTCCTCATGGTTTTGACGCTCAACAACAACTCATGTCTTGAACAGTGGAAAAGACTATTGCGTTTACTTCTCACTTGCCGGCAAGCCGTCCAACAACGCTCTCAGCTGTTTTTGGATCTCCTCAAGTGTCTGCGCACCCAACTCCCTCACTGCTCAGATATGGAGGGTGACTTGTTTGATATGAATGATGTTGGTGGGGGCTTCCTGAGGAAGCTGCTCAGCCAATTCCGCAAAGCTTTGGACGACTTTGACGGCAAGTGGAAAGCTGACCTGGTCGACGAATTGGAGGACCTGCAAGAATTCATGGAGAAAGAGTTTGGGTGGGAACCGGAAGGCTCGTATCTGAAGCGCGGCATGATGGAGTTGGAAGATGGCGAGAGAGTGGAACTGGAAGTCAAGGGCGcagacgaagacgacgagCTAGGCGACTTTGCACCCACCGTCGTGGACCTGACTCCTGAGCAAATGAAACTCGTGGGCGGAGACGCAAGCCACACTACACATGCCAACGGCCACGTCGAGGAAGAGTCAGAGGACGAGGTCGATTTGGACGACATGGACACGCGATACTGA
- a CDS encoding PgpB, Membrane-associated phospholipid phosphatase: MAIFSKRAADTTATGTHEKMPHNTRPTFGQWVKATWLDIVTMAAMGAVGLGVYMADPAPSRSFPVIFSNGEIVYPEFAYPLRHEIIPIWAAALMAFFIPFAVFLIVQIRARSFWDVNNATIGLLYSLIAAAVFQVFIKWLIGGLRPHFLAVCKPVIPQSILASVGANNNGNEAGGPYGNVANGYRQIMFDRSICTGDKNEINDSLESMPSGHTTAAFAGFVFLYLYLNAKLKVFANYHPAMWKLIALYAPILGACLIGGALTIDEYHNWYDIVVGALIGTMMAFSSYRMVYASVWDFRFNHIPLMRHDPMVYGAGPSSSDGFHDAVFTRKAGWGTHEGSSWGGAPFDATDGPRGTMLPHPEGPIAAGAVHRKPVGANRAGEQMV, encoded by the exons ATGGCTATCTTCAGCAAGCGCGCTGCCGATACGACGGCGACTGGCACTCACGAGAAGATGCCTCATAACACCAGACCCACCTTCGGACAATGGGTCAAGGCCACCTGGCTCGACATTGTCACCATGGCTGCTATGGGCGCCGTTGGTCTCGGGGTCTATATGGCGGATCCTGCACCAAGCCGTAGCTTCCCTG TCATCTTCTCCAACGGCGAGATCGTTTACCCCGAGTTCGCCTACCCTCTCCGCCACGAGATCATTCCCATCTGGGCTGCTGCTCTTATGGCCTTCTTCATCCCCTTTGCCGTCTTCCTGATTGTCCAGATCCGCGCCCGCAGCTTCTGGGACGTCAACAACGCAACCATTGGTCTCTTGTACTCGCTCATCGCCGCAGCCGTCTTCCAGGTCTTCATCAAGTGGCTCATCGGTGGTCTCCGCCCCCACTTCCTCGCCGTATGCAAACCCGTGATCCCCCAAAGCATACTCGCATCCGTCGGCGCAAACAACAACGGCAATGAAGCAGGCGGCCCGTACGGTAACGTTGCCAACGGTTACAGGCAGATCATGTTCGATCGTAGCATCTGCACTGGCGACAAGAACGAGATCAATGATAGTCTGGAATCTATGCCCTCCGGTCACACCACTGCTGCATTTGCTGGCTTCGTCTTTCTATACCTATACCTCAACGCTAAGCTCAAGGTCTTCGCGAACTATCACCCTGCCATGTGGAAGCTCATTGCCCTGTACGCTCCTATACTAGGCGCCTGCTTGATCGGAGGCGCCCTCACCATCGACGAGTATCACAACTGG TACGACATCGTCGTCGGCGCCCTCATCGGTACTATGATGGCTTTCAGCTCTTACCGCATGGTGTATGCCTCAGTCTGGGACTTCCGCTTCAACCACATCCCTCTTATGCGCCACGATCCTATGGTGTACGGTGCCGGCCCTAGCTCCTCTGATGGCTTCCATGATGCCGTATTCACTCGCAAGGCTGGCTGGGGCACACACGAAGGCAGTAGCTGGGGTGGTGCACCATTCGACGCTACCGATGGTCCCAGGGGTACAATGTTGCCGCATCCAGAGGGCCCTATTGCAGCAGGCGCTGTGCACAGGAAGCCTGTTGGTGCCAACAGGGCTGGCGAGCAAATGGTCTAG